The nucleotide sequence GCGTGGCTGGATGTTGCGAGGTTTTACGTTACGCAACTATGTGTACATTAGTACATTTCAGCGCAGAAGGCAAGGGAGTTTTTGGGCCAGGGGGCAAGTGAGGGGTGAGGGGTGAGGGGTGAAGCGGGAGGCAGAAAAAAGGAGGCAGAAGGCAGGGGGTAGAAGGCGGAGGGGCTGTGTGGGGTGGAGCGTTCTGCCAGTGTGTCGCGGCTAAACCGCAAGCGTTTGGACCGGCGATCGGCGGTGCCCGCGCTCTGAGCGGATTCACTCCAGCGTCCACAGCGCGACGTCTGTTTTGTCTTTGATGAAAATGCGGTTGCCGGAGATGATGGGGTAAGCGTACGTATCGCCGTCGGCGACTTTGTAGCTGGCGATTTGCTTGTATTCTTGTGCGCTGGGTTCAAATACCAGCAGGTTGGCCGCGGGGGTCAGGGCCATCAGCACGCTTCCGCAATCGACCATGGAGCCGTAGCCGGGGCGGGCGCCTGCGCCGTTTTCCATGCGTGGGGTTTGCCAGGCGGTTTTGCCGTCGGCGGCGCTCAGGCAAAACATGGTTTCGGCGCTGGAAATGCCGTACAGGAAGCCATCTTTCAGGACCGGCGTGTTGAACTGCACGGAAAGGTCGGGATTGCTCCACAGCTCGGTCGGCCCCAGGGTGTCGTCTTTCTTTTCCAGCTTGACCGCCTTCGTGCCGCGGCCGGATCCGGAGAAGATGACAATGTTGCTGTCGATGATGGGCGTGGCGGCGTTGTAGCCTCCGCGCGAAACCGTGTAGGGGGTGGACCAGAGGATTTTTTGATCGGTCGGGTTGATGGCCACCACGCTTTTTTCGGTAAGGGTGACGAGGACCGGCAGGCCGTCGACGGTGAACATCATGGGCGAGCTGTAGGCGGTGCCGTCGCCGGTCCAGCGCCATTTTTCTTCGCCGGTGTTCAGGTCGTAGGAGACGATGGCCCCTTCTTTATTGCCGCCGAGTTGGGCGATGCACTGGCCCTCGGCAATGATGGGGGAGCTGCCGGTGAAGAAGCGCGGCCAAGCGCCGGGAAAATCGTCTTTGGTCCACAGTTTTTGCCGGTGGCGGCGTCGTAGCAGTTCAGTACGCCGCGCAGGCCCAGTGTGACGACTTTGCCTTCGCCCACGGCGGGCGAGCTGCGGGGGCCGGAAAAGGCGGCGGCCGAGGGGCCGTTGGGGGCTTGGGCCTCGTTTTGATCTTTCCACAATTCCTCGCCGGTGGCGGCATTCAAGCAGCGGATGATTTCGTTATTGTCCTGGCGGGCGAACACGTACAGTTTGTCGTCGACCAAGGCGGGCGTCGAGGGACCTTCGCCCACCGTGACTTTCCATTTTTGCGTAAGCTCCTTGGGCCACTGGGCCGGCGCTTTGAAGCCGGTGACTTTAGCATCGCGATTGGGCCCGCGCCACTGGGGCCAGTTTTGGGCGCTGGCGGGAAGCGAATGCATCAGCACGATCGGAATGGATGCGGCACTGATGATGAGCAAGCGAGCGGCGCGTGTCATGGTTTTCTCCCTTTCATCCGTGGAGTTGGTGCGTGAGAAAGCGTGACGGAGGTTGCCAGAGCGGCGCGCAACATTGTAGCCGATTGCCGGAGAGAGGAAAGCGCGGGGGAACCTTCGGTTGAACCAGGGCTTATGCGCGGCAAGGCAGAGACCCACAAGCGGCATCAAGCCGTTTTATTCCGTCGGCGGCTTGGCGGTCGACGTTGGGGCGGTGATCACCGTGGCGCCTTTCAAAATTTCTTTTGGATCGCCCAGGCCCAAGCCGGGCCCGGTGGGAATGTTCAAAGTGCTGTCGGCGGTGCGCAGGGGCGGATCGAACCATTGGCCGTAAGTTTCGACGCCGTTTTTGTATTCCTGCCAGGGGCTGATGTTCGGCACGCACGAGCAATAATGGAGCGAATACACAAAGCCGAATCCGCCCGACAGGTGCAGCATGATCGGCAAGTTGCACAGCGCGGCCATGCGGCCGACGCGAATGGAGCGGATAAGGCCGCCGTAATAATAGACGTCGGGCTGAACGACGTCGGCGACGTGATTTTTGATTTGTTCTTGAAATCGCCAATGGCTCGACTCCTGCTCGCCCAGCGCGATGGGAATGGAGAGGGCATCGGTGACTTGCTTGGTGGCTTCGAAATTGTCGAAGGGGCAGGGCTCTTCGAAATGGATGCTGCCGATGTCTTGCAGCATGCGGCCCACCTCGATGGCCTGCGGCGGATCGTACGAACTGTTGGCGTCGGCCAGGATGGTGAAGCTGTCGCCCAAAGCCTTGCGCGACAGCGGGATGAGGCCGGGGGTGCGGCCAGGCAGAGCGTCTTCGTTGCGGCTCATGCGGCCGCCGACCCGATATTTGACGGCGTGAGCGCCGGTTTTTTCGATCAGGCTTTTCAGGTAATCGATTTCCTGCTCCGGCGTGGTGTCGCGGCGGCCGCTGGCGACATAAAATTGAATGCTGTTGCGCTGCACGCCCCCCAGCAAATCGCCCAGCGATTTATTGCTCATGCGTCCCAGCATGTCGAGAATGGCGAATTCGACCATCGCCACCGGAACCCAAAACGCAAGGCCCTGGAATTTGTAGTTGTCGCCGTGGCGGTAGAGTTGGAACAGGTGTTCTTCCAATCCGCGGGCATCTTGACCGATGAAGTATGGCGCGACGAGCTTGTGAAAAATGGGGCCAAGGACATCCATGCGGCCATTGTCGACCGAGAGGCCTTCCGCGCCGTCTTTACTGCGGACGCGGACGAAGTAATCTTTGCCTTTGTGCAACAGCTCGACCGATTCGATGATGACGGGGTCGGGAAACAATTCTTGCCGCAGGATGGGTTTGGAGGCGGTTTCGTCCAGCGCGGCGGTGGTGACGTTGCCGTGGAACGTTTTTGTGCCGACGCCGGGCATGGCGGGGGCATCGGCGGCGTGGGCCGAGTTTGCGAGCGAGAAGGCGCCGACACCGGCGGCAGTGGTGGCTGCGCCTGCGGCGCTGGCCAAAAAGGTGCGACGCGGCAGTTTCATGGTTTCCCCCTATAGGCTGACGTTTGCGTTTGCACTGCTGTTTTACGCCACAGGTTTTGCGCCGCGGGCTTTTCGCCAACGGCTCAGCAGCCGAAGTAGCGCAGCGCGATGTCGAACACTTGCGTATCGAGCAGAACTTGGTTGCCTAACAAGCCGCCGTGCGAACTGAGAATAACGCCACGTTGGCTTTCGTTCTCGGCCGGCGCGCCATGTGAACCGCACACAAGGCCGGCGTTCAATGGGATGCCGCGCGTAGCCGGATCGAAAAACAACTCCACCGGATCATAACCCGGCTTGCGGTGAATATCTACCGTGCGGGCGAAACGGGGGGCTTTTTCATCGAGCAGCCACCAGTAATACGCCTGCCAACTGCCGGGCGTGGAGATGAGGACGACGTTGCCGGAGCGGAGATGGTTGAGATGGAAGCGGGCGAGTTGGTCGGCGCTGAGCACTTCTGCGATTCCGACGTGGCTATCGAACAATTGTCGCACTTCTTCGATGGCCGCCGTGTCGCCGGGCTGGGTGAAGATGTGGGAAAATTGATGATCGACCAGGGCCCAGGCGCGGCTGGCGGCGAAATCGAGCTGTTCGCCGTCGGGTTCTTCGTGAATTTTTAGTAGCCCGGCTTCTCGCAACAGGCGGTTGGGATACAAAACGTGATCGACCGGGACGACGGCATATTCGCTGGCGATGAGCCACTCCACTCCATCTCCCTTTGGGAGAAGGTCGGGGTGAGGGTGCTCGGATGTCTTGTACGCTTCTTGTAACCCTATGGACAGTTTGCCGATTTGCTCGTCGAGTTCTGCGAGTGCCGCCAGTGCGGCGGGACTATCCGGGCCGAATTTCTGCGCTGCGTAATCTAAATGCGGCAGATAGATGTAAAAAAACTGCGGCTGCGATTGGCGAGCGGCGATGAGGGCGGAATCGACAATCCAGGCCGTGCTGTTGATGCTCGCCAGCGGTCCCCAAAAATGCTGCAGCGGGAAGTGGCCGAGCTGGTCGCGCAACTGGCCGTACAGTTCCGTGGGGCGGGTGTAGCACCAGAGCGATTCGCTGCCGTCGGGATTGTGAACCGGGGCGGGTGTGCAGATGAGATCGGCATTCGCGCCTTTGCTGTGCAGCGGAAACCAGACGGCGGTGGTGAGTTCGTCGCCGTGTTGGCCGAGCAGGTCCCAAATTTGCGGAGCTTCGATCACATCGTTCCAGGCGGTCCACATCTCGACCTTTTGCTTGTCGCGCCAATAAAAACCGTTGGCAATCACGCCGTGTTGGTTGGGCAACTTGCCCGTGGTCATGTTCGCCTGCACCGGGCAGGTGACGCAGGGAAAGCTGGGGGTGAGCGTGGCCTGCTCGCCGTGGCGGGTGAGCTGGCGCAGCTTGGGCATCGATGACAAATCGCGCTGGCGCAGGCCGGGAATGGAGAGGAGAATTAACGCCATAACGAATCCATTTTATAAAGCCGCGACCGTTGGTCGCGCTGAAGTGCAACCGGACATTGTATCGTAGCGCAGCGCGACCGACGGCCGCGGCTTTATGTTCACGTTGAATAAACCCAGCGGCCCAGGAGGATGGCGGGGATGAGCAGCGCGAGGACGCCGAGGGCCGGTACACAGCCGCGGACGCCCAGCACCACGGCGGCATCGAGGACGATGATGCTGAGGATACCGGTTTTCACCGCCGCTTGGACCAGTGCCGGCTGCGGGTTTGTAATCGCGCGCACAAATCGCCAGCCGATGAGCGCGGCCAGGGCCAGCCAGAGAAGGGCCCAATATTGCGGATGCAGATTCCAGATGTCGGCCAAGGAGGGCGCCGAGGAAAATTTTGGGAACAACCAGAGCAGGGCCAGGCCGGCAAGCATCGTGATGAAACCGCCGAGCAGATGATTTCGTGGGCTGGTTGTAGCTTCGCGGCGGGCAAACCAGGTGAGGCCCACGATGTACACGCCGATGCCGGCGGCGACAAGATAATTCGCGGCGCCTAGCGGCTGGGGCGAAACGCTCATCCCCAGCAGCACGTTCAGAAAGCGGCAGCCGCCCATCGCCACCGGGCCCAACGGTGTGCGCTTCCAGCGTGAGTTATATCGCAGAATTACGATGGCCAAAATGGGAGCAAGGATCAGCGGCAGCCAATCGCGGGTTGCCAGAGCAGCGAAGGCGCAGCTCGCTTCGCCGACGACGATGAAGAGGAATCCCAGTGGAATCGCTTGTTGCAATTGAATCCGGCCCGATGGGATGGGTCGGTCCGGGCGCTGGCGGCGGTCTTGTTCAACATCAAACACATCGTTAATGACCATGCCGGCGGAGTAGAGGGCGCTGGAGGCAACCAATAACAAGACAAATGTGCCGGGCGGCCACAGCGATTCGTGCGTGAACAGAAAGCCCATCGCCACGTCGGCCATGGCCGTGAACACGTTGGGCAGGCGCATGAGCTGCAGCCAGGGGAGCAAGCGCGACGGTTTAATTGAAGGTGTGTTCACAAATGTTTAAATGAACCGCGGAGACGCAGAGACGCGGAGCAAACAAATGAGTAATAAGGAAACTATGAATGCATGAAAGTGATATTCATTCTTTTCTGCATTCCTGGCTGCATTATAAAAATGTTCTCTCTGCGTCTCCGTGTCTCTGCGGTGATCAATGGATTGAAATGCCGATTTGCGCAGCGGTTTGGGTCAGAAATTCGCGGGCTTCTCGGGCGGCGGTGTCGGGGTTGTCGATGTAGGGGTACAACTCTACGGTGAGCCAGCCGGTGTAGCCGGTGGCGTGGATTTTGGAGAGCGTGGCGGGAAAGTCGATGGCGCCGCGGCCGGGAATGAGATGCTCGTGCTTGCGCGTGGCGGCGATGTCTTCGAAATGGTAGTGCGCGGTGTGTGGGGCCATTTTTTTGACCCAATGCTGCGGATCTTCATTCACGCAATAAGCATGGCCGATGTCGAAGTTCAGCCGGACCCAGGGGGAGTTGATCCGCTGCACAAATTGCAAGTATTGGCCGAAGGTTTCGATCAACAGTTCCGGCTCCGGCTCGATCAGCAGTTTGATTTGCAGCTTTTCGGCCAGTTCGACGCAGGGCATTAGCTCGTCGTAAAAAATCCGTGCACCGTCGTCCCAGGTTTGCTCGGGGGTGAGATGGCCGCCGGGCTCGGTGGTGATGCAGGGTGCACCCAGTTCGTGGGCTAGTTGCAGGCTGCGTTTGGTATGTTCGCGGCGGATGGCGCGGTAGTGCGGGTCGGGATCGGTCCAGCCGGGATGCCAATACGGTTGCCGGGGATCGGCCACGGCGTTCATCATAAAGGCGTTGATGTTGGAAATGGTGAGCTGGTGGCGGTCGAGTGCTTGGCGGATCGATTTCTTTCGCTCCGGCAGCAAGCCGGCGGGCCAGGCGTGCGGCACGTCGGCGAGGAGTTCGATGCCGGTGTAGCCCAGGCCGGCGATGCGCGCGATCGTGTCTTCGATGGAAAAGTGGAGATAGGCGTTGGAAGAGAAAGCGAGGCGCATGGGCAATCATGTCTGGAACGACCGCTGCGGTTTATTTACGACGACAAAGTCGTCGGCTTGGGACGGGAATTTTCAATTGAACAGCCGGCCTTGGGGTTGGGCGGCGTTGGCTTCGGCGGAGGGGGTCAGGCCGAGGTGTGTGTAACCGGTGGCGGTGAGTTTGCGGCCGCGGGGAGTGCGGATGACCAGTTCGCTGCGCAGCAGATACGGCTCCACTTCGTCTGAGAGCGTGTCGGGTGAAAGATTGAGCGTGTGGGCGACCGCTTCCACGCCCACCGGGCCGCCGTGAAAAACCCGGGCGATAGTTTCCAAGTATTTGCGGTCTTGCCCGTCGAGGCCCAGCGTGTCGATGCTTTGCATTTCCAGCGCGGCCTGGGCGACGGCCATGCTAATTTGGCCGTCGGCGCGGCTGATGGCGTAATCGCGCACCCAGCGGAGGCGGTTGTTGGCCAGGCGCGGCGTGCCGCGGCTGCGGCGGGCGATTTCCTCGGCGCTGGCGTTGTCGATTTTAACGCGCAGTTTGACGGCGCTGCGGCGGACAATTTCGCTCAGTTCGTCGACCGTGTAAAAATCTAAATGCTCGCGCAAGTGGAAGCGGTCGCGCAGCGGAGCGGAAATCAGGCCGGTGCGGGTCGTGGCGCCGATGAGCGTGAACGGCCGCAGCGGCATGTTGATGGTGCGGGCATTCACGCCTTCGCCCAGCGTGATGTCGATGCGGAAATCTTCCATCGCGGGGTAGAGGAATTCTTCCACGGCTTTGGGCAGGCGATGAATTTCGTCGATAAATAGAATCGAGCCTTCTTCGGCGTTAGACAGATACGGGACCAAATCTTTGGGAGCCATCAGGGCCGCGCCGCTGGCGATTTGGAGCGATGCGCCCAATTCGCGCGGAATGCAGGTGGCGAAGGTGGTTTTGCCCAGGCCAGGCGGACCGTCGAAGAGAATGTGGCCCAGCGTTTCGCTCCGTTTGCGGGCGGCATCGAGCGCGATTTCCAAACGCTCGGCCACTTCGCGCTGGCCGACCATGTCTTTCATACGCTGCGGGCGAAGCAGACGATCGACGTCGTCCGTGGTGGAATTATCGATGTCTGTTGTCCGTTTCTCGCCAAAGCCAGCATGCGGTCCGCCCAAGCCGACGACTTTGTCGTCGGCAGCGGCGTCGGTCGACGACGGTTTCACAATCGGCTCACGCATAGGCGTAAAATTGGCCTACTGATGCTGTACGGGTGTTGAGTAACGCCGTCAGTATAGCAGAAAGCGCCGACGCAAATGAAGCCGCAATTAGGCTATAGAAGTCGTTCGATGTCGAGTGCGGCGTGGAACACGCCTAAAATATCGATGTCGCTGGATGTCTTGACCAAATAAGCGATCCGGTAATGGCCGTAGAGAATGATGCGAATGCCACGGCCTTCATCGTGTTCGTAACGGTAACCAAATTCGGGAAACTGCTTCAGCAGTTGAACCTTGTGGTAGATGCCGTAGATGGTTCGCTTGGCGGCCGGCGGATTATCTTGGGCAATGTAATCGTGAATTTCGCGCAGCCACCTCGGCTTCATGCGTCCAATTTATTTGCCCCAACGGTCGATCCTCCGTTTCATTTCATCGTCGCCGATAACGCGCTTTTGCTGCGAATCTTCCAGGCCGCGTTCAATCATGCGGGCCATAGCTAATTCGCGGAGAATTTCGTCGTAGGAGCTATCATCGGGTTGCCCGGCGATAATACGGCTCATGGTTTCTTTGGCGGTGGACATGATAAAAACCGTACGCAAGAGAGTTCTCAAAGACGCAACCGCAATTCTACTTCTGGTCAGTGGCGAATTGCAATTCCGAAACCAAATTGTTGGGAGAATTACGCTAAGTTGGATACGACGTTTCACCTTGGTGTAAATCAGAGTAAATTCAGCGGCGTTATAGGTTGAATCGACCACATCGCTTGTATTGAAGCAGCAGGTGTGAACGAAAACCGGTCCCAGCGCGCTGCGTGGTGGCGGCCGGCGGCGAGCAGCCAGAACAGAATCAGCGCGAGGATAATGGCCGCAATCGCCACGGCCACGCCGATTTTTTTGTAGGACACCGGGGCCTGGCCGGACGATTTTCCGGTTTGGCCGTTGCACAAAAAGCGGAACACCTGGTCGCGGTAACGGTAGGCCATCATCCATACGGGCAGGAGCATGGGTCGGCTGGCGAGATTGGTAATGCGCACGTTCACGCGCATGTTGCGGCACTTGCCGGCCACGTATTGCCCGCAGGCGTCGGACTCGCCGCTTTCTAAACCTTGGCGGGCCAATGGCCGGGCGTATTTGCGGGGCACGGTGAAGCGCTCGAAAATGACGTTTTGCAGGTCGACTTTGTCCGGCGGCACCGCGGAAGATAAATCGAACGGGCAGAGCGCGGCGGTTTCAGCCCCGGTGAGCGCGCCGCTAGCGCCGACTAAGAGGCCCGAATAATTTCCTTCATGCTGGCCGCACACGGGATACCAACTGGCCCGCGCGCCCGGCGGCGTATGGCTGCTGTCGGCGGTCCAATAGGTGTGCGTTTGGGCGTCGAAGACCCAATAGGGAATGTAAACTTGCCGCATGCCGACGACGGCGGCCTGCTGGGCCAAATCGCCGGGACGCCAAAAGCCTTGGCCGAGCCACTGGCGCATGCCGGCGACGGCCTGATCGCGCGAAACGGCGAAGGGAACAACGGCATCCGGCGAAATTTCTTTGGCGTCGGGCTTTTTTTCGAGCTGCTCCGAACCGCAGAACGGGCAGCGGAGGGTTTGGGCGCTGGCGTCGTAACTCATCGACGCGCCGCAACTGCGGCAGGTGAAGTTGCAGGTGGTGAGGTGGGTGGCGGGGGCGGCGTCAGTGGTCGGTGGGGCGGCGGAGTTCCCGACTGGCACAGTCGGGCTATTTTGATCTGGGGTTGGGGGCGTGGCGGAAGTGGGCGCTTCGGCGCCGCAGTTGGGGCAGAAGAGATCTTCCTCGTCGAGGACCGCGCCGCAGACGGTGCATTTGAGGAGCAAATCTGACATCGAAATTCACCACGGAGTCACGGAGCCACGAAATAGTGAATAACCAATGACCATCCCGGCGCGCCGGGATGGTCATTGGTCATTTTGCCTCACCGGTGCGTTGCCAGCCACCATAAAATAATTGCTGCGATAATGCCGATCGCCACGGCCAGGCCAATGCGCATGGAGGAATACGGTTTGTCGCCGGTGGTTTTGCCGGTCTGGCCGTTGAGCAGGAAACGGTACAGCTTGTCGCCGTAGCGGTATGACAGCAAATAGACGGGGAGCAAAATCAGGTCGGAATAGACGTCGCTGAATTCGCAGTTGACCAGCACGCG is from Pirellulales bacterium and encodes:
- a CDS encoding PQQ-binding-like beta-propeller repeat protein; this encodes MIAEGQCIAQLGGNKEGAIVSYDLNTGEEKWRWTGDGTAYSSPMMFTVDGLPVLVTLTEKSVVAINPTDQKILWSTPYTVSRGGYNAATPIIDSNIVIFSGSGRGTKAVKLEKKDDTLGPTELWSNPDLSVQFNTPVLKDGFLYGISSAETMFCLSAADGKTAWQTPRMENGAGARPGYGSMVDCGSVLMALTPAANLLVFEPSAQEYKQIASYKVADGDTYAYPIISGNRIFIKDKTDVALWTLE
- a CDS encoding PQQ-binding-like beta-propeller repeat protein: MTRAARLLIISAASIPIVLMHSLPASAQNWPQWRGPNRDAKVTGFKAPAQWPKELTQKWKVTVGEGPSTPALVDDKLYVFARQDNNEIIRCLNAATGEELWKDQNEAQAPNGPSAAAFSGPRSSPAVGEGKVVTLGLRGVLNCYDAATGKNCGPKTIFPALGRASSPAAPPSLPRASASPNSAAIKKGPSSPTT
- a CDS encoding mandelate racemase/muconate lactonizing enzyme family protein, with amino-acid sequence MKLPRRTFLASAAGAATTAAGVGAFSLANSAHAADAPAMPGVGTKTFHGNVTTAALDETASKPILRQELFPDPVIIESVELLHKGKDYFVRVRSKDGAEGLSVDNGRMDVLGPIFHKLVAPYFIGQDARGLEEHLFQLYRHGDNYKFQGLAFWVPVAMVEFAILDMLGRMSNKSLGDLLGGVQRNSIQFYVASGRRDTTPEQEIDYLKSLIEKTGAHAVKYRVGGRMSRNEDALPGRTPGLIPLSRKALGDSFTILADANSSYDPPQAIEVGRMLQDIGSIHFEEPCPFDNFEATKQVTDALSIPIALGEQESSHWRFQEQIKNHVADVVQPDVYYYGGLIRSIRVGRMAALCNLPIMLHLSGGFGFVYSLHYCSCVPNISPWQEYKNGVETYGQWFDPPLRTADSTLNIPTGPGLGLGDPKEILKGATVITAPTSTAKPPTE
- a CDS encoding alkaline phosphatase family protein codes for the protein MALILLSIPGLRQRDLSSMPKLRQLTRHGEQATLTPSFPCVTCPVQANMTTGKLPNQHGVIANGFYWRDKQKVEMWTAWNDVIEAPQIWDLLGQHGDELTTAVWFPLHSKGANADLICTPAPVHNPDGSESLWCYTRPTELYGQLRDQLGHFPLQHFWGPLASINSTAWIVDSALIAARQSQPQFFYIYLPHLDYAAQKFGPDSPAALAALAELDEQIGKLSIGLQEAYKTSEHPHPDLLPKGDGVEWLIASEYAVVPVDHVLYPNRLLREAGLLKIHEEPDGEQLDFAASRAWALVDHQFSHIFTQPGDTAAIEEVRQLFDSHVGIAEVLSADQLARFHLNHLRSGNVVLISTPGSWQAYYWWLLDEKAPRFARTVDIHRKPGYDPVELFFDPATRGIPLNAGLVCGSHGAPAENESQRGVILSSHGGLLGNQVLLDTQVFDIALRYFGC
- a CDS encoding UbiA family prenyltransferase, producing MNTPSIKPSRLLPWLQLMRLPNVFTAMADVAMGFLFTHESLWPPGTFVLLLVASSALYSAGMVINDVFDVEQDRRQRPDRPIPSGRIQLQQAIPLGFLFIVVGEASCAFAALATRDWLPLILAPILAIVILRYNSRWKRTPLGPVAMGGCRFLNVLLGMSVSPQPLGAANYLVAAGIGVYIVGLTWFARREATTSPRNHLLGGFITMLAGLALLWLFPKFSSAPSLADIWNLHPQYWALLWLALAALIGWRFVRAITNPQPALVQAAVKTGILSIIVLDAAVVLGVRGCVPALGVLALLIPAILLGRWVYST
- a CDS encoding sugar phosphate isomerase/epimerase family protein — protein: MRLAFSSNAYLHFSIEDTIARIAGLGYTGIELLADVPHAWPAGLLPERKKSIRQALDRHQLTISNINAFMMNAVADPRQPYWHPGWTDPDPHYRAIRREHTKRSLQLAHELGAPCITTEPGGHLTPEQTWDDGARIFYDELMPCVELAEKLQIKLLIEPEPELLIETFGQYLQFVQRINSPWVRLNFDIGHAYCVNEDPQHWVKKMAPHTAHYHFEDIAATRKHEHLIPGRGAIDFPATLSKIHATGYTGWLTVELYPYIDNPDTAAREAREFLTQTAAQIGISIH
- the ruvB gene encoding Holliday junction branch migration DNA helicase RuvB yields the protein MREPIVKPSSTDAAADDKVVGLGGPHAGFGEKRTTDIDNSTTDDVDRLLRPQRMKDMVGQREVAERLEIALDAARKRSETLGHILFDGPPGLGKTTFATCIPRELGASLQIASGAALMAPKDLVPYLSNAEEGSILFIDEIHRLPKAVEEFLYPAMEDFRIDITLGEGVNARTINMPLRPFTLIGATTRTGLISAPLRDRFHLREHLDFYTVDELSEIVRRSAVKLRVKIDNASAEEIARRSRGTPRLANNRLRWVRDYAISRADGQISMAVAQAALEMQSIDTLGLDGQDRKYLETIARVFHGGPVGVEAVAHTLNLSPDTLSDEVEPYLLRSELVIRTPRGRKLTATGYTHLGLTPSAEANAAQPQGRLFN
- a CDS encoding type II toxin-antitoxin system RelE/ParE family toxin, with the translated sequence MKPRWLREIHDYIAQDNPPAAKRTIYGIYHKVQLLKQFPEFGYRYEHDEGRGIRIILYGHYRIAYLVKTSSDIDILGVFHAALDIERLL
- a CDS encoding zinc ribbon domain-containing protein — protein: MSDLLLKCTVCGAVLDEEDLFCPNCGAEAPTSATPPTPDQNSPTVPVGNSAAPPTTDAAPATHLTTCNFTCRSCGASMSYDASAQTLRCPFCGSEQLEKKPDAKEISPDAVVPFAVSRDQAVAGMRQWLGQGFWRPGDLAQQAAVVGMRQVYIPYWVFDAQTHTYWTADSSHTPPGARASWYPVCGQHEGNYSGLLVGASGALTGAETAALCPFDLSSAVPPDKVDLQNVIFERFTVPRKYARPLARQGLESGESDACGQYVAGKCRNMRVNVRITNLASRPMLLPVWMMAYRYRDQVFRFLCNGQTGKSSGQAPVSYKKIGVAVAIAAIILALILFWLLAAGRHHAARWDRFSFTPAASIQAMWSIQPITPLNLL